In the genome of uncultured Bacteroides sp., one region contains:
- a CDS encoding HU family DNA-binding protein, producing MAIDFKATKVNNNMKPEEEPRYYAKAVTKGTVTLNRIIEDMCEESTLSKADVVAVVAGLSNHLIKNLQDGYTVKIDSLGTFSTSVKSPTVSNPEEVRSKDVSFSKINYLPEVHMLESFRAISFQKVETREEAKISKPRGRKPIRRK from the coding sequence ATGGCAATAGATTTTAAAGCTACCAAGGTTAACAATAACATGAAACCCGAGGAAGAACCTCGCTATTACGCAAAGGCTGTTACTAAAGGAACTGTAACTTTAAACCGTATCATTGAAGATATGTGCGAAGAAAGTACTCTTTCAAAGGCCGATGTAGTTGCTGTTGTAGCAGGACTGAGCAACCATTTAATTAAGAATCTGCAGGATGGTTACACTGTGAAAATTGACTCGTTGGGAACATTCTCCACATCAGTAAAGAGCCCTACAGTGAGCAATCCGGAGGAAGTCCGTTCTAAAGATGTTTCGTTCAGCAAGATAAACTATCTTCCTGAGGTACACATGCTTGAAAGTTTCCGTGCCATCTCTTTTCAGAAGGTAGAAACAAGAGAAGAAGCTAAGATTTCAAAGCCAAGAGGAAGAAAGCCTATTCGCAGAAAATAA
- a CDS encoding DUF2148 domain-containing protein has product MIINERDVRHEHMLNVAKQMMTAARTAPKGKGVDVIETAVVTEGDIKLLSDELIRQNGENGMMFFLRDAENILSAEAIILIGTREHLQGLNCGHCGFATCAEKPNDTPCALNTIDVGIAIGSACATASDLRVDSRVMFSAGIAAQKLNWLPGCKTVMAIPISCSSKNPFFDRKPKERK; this is encoded by the coding sequence ATGATAATAAATGAACGCGATGTTCGCCACGAACATATGCTCAATGTAGCAAAACAAATGATGACAGCTGCACGCACAGCTCCCAAAGGAAAAGGTGTTGACGTGATTGAAACTGCTGTTGTTACTGAAGGAGATATAAAATTACTTTCTGATGAGCTGATCAGACAAAACGGTGAGAACGGAATGATGTTCTTTCTTCGGGATGCAGAAAATATTCTTTCTGCCGAAGCAATTATATTAATAGGTACGCGCGAGCATTTGCAGGGACTGAACTGTGGCCATTGCGGATTTGCCACTTGCGCTGAGAAACCGAATGATACACCATGTGCTCTGAATACTATCGATGTGGGTATTGCTATTGGTTCGGCATGTGCAACGGCATCCGACTTACGCGTTGATTCCCGTGTGATGTTCTCGGCAGGAATTGCTGCCCAGAAGCTTAACTGGCTTCCTGGTTGTAAAACTGTGATGGCTATTCCTATCAGCTGTTCCAGTAAAAATCCGTTCTTTGATCGTAAACCTAAAGAAAGAAAGTAG
- a CDS encoding agmatine deiminase family protein yields the protein MGILVGLPKKGDEEKDFQVNWGNPFGLEVEMRAPFLPSEWYEQSGVQLTWPHAGTDWAHMLKEVQECFISIAREIAKKELLLIVAPDTEVVKAQIANRVNMENVRFFECETNDTWARDHGAITLIDGSTPRLLDFCFNGWGQKFVAGLDNQITRKAFEAKLFKGEYANRLNFVLEGGSIESDGLGTLLTTSTCLLAPNRNDTMNRAEIEEYLRSVFHMQQVLWLDHGYLAGDDTDSHVDTLARLCPNNTIAYVKCTNPEDEHFDELQKMEEQLRTFRTLKGEPYRLLALPMADCIIENTERLPATYANFLIINKAVLYPTYNQPKNDAEAAAVLAEAFPDREIIGIDCRALIKQHGSLHCVTMQYPEGVIK from the coding sequence ATGGGTATATTAGTTGGTCTCCCCAAAAAAGGAGATGAAGAAAAAGATTTTCAGGTAAATTGGGGCAATCCTTTTGGGCTAGAGGTTGAAATGCGTGCTCCTTTTCTTCCTTCGGAATGGTACGAACAAAGTGGTGTGCAATTAACCTGGCCACATGCCGGAACCGATTGGGCTCATATGCTGAAAGAGGTTCAGGAGTGTTTTATCTCTATTGCCCGCGAAATTGCTAAGAAAGAGCTATTGCTTATTGTGGCTCCTGATACAGAAGTGGTTAAAGCGCAGATAGCCAATAGGGTAAACATGGAAAACGTTCGCTTCTTTGAATGCGAAACAAACGATACCTGGGCGCGAGATCACGGTGCTATTACCTTGATTGACGGCTCTACTCCTCGCCTGCTCGACTTTTGTTTCAATGGCTGGGGCCAAAAATTTGTTGCCGGTCTTGATAATCAGATTACCCGCAAGGCTTTTGAAGCTAAACTTTTCAAGGGTGAATACGCAAATCGCCTGAATTTTGTTCTTGAAGGTGGCTCAATAGAGAGTGACGGATTGGGAACCCTGCTCACAACATCAACTTGTTTGCTGGCTCCAAATCGTAACGATACAATGAACAGAGCAGAAATAGAGGAATATTTACGTTCTGTATTTCATATGCAACAGGTACTTTGGCTAGATCACGGCTATCTGGCTGGCGATGATACTGACAGTCATGTAGATACATTGGCTCGCCTTTGTCCAAACAACACTATTGCTTATGTAAAATGCACCAACCCTGAGGATGAGCATTTCGATGAACTTCAGAAAATGGAAGAGCAACTTCGCACGTTCCGCACTCTGAAAGGAGAGCCTTATCGCCTGCTTGCTTTGCCAATGGCTGATTGTATTATTGAGAATACAGAACGTTTGCCGGCTACTTATGCTAACTTCTTAATTATCAATAAGGCAGTACTTTATCCTACTTATAATCAACCAAAGAATGATGCTGAAGCAGCAGCAGTTCTTGCCGAAGCTTTCCCAGACAGAGAGATTATTGGCATTGATTGTCGCGCATTGATAAAGCAACATGGTTCGCTCCATTGTGTGACAATGCAATATCCTGAGGGTGTGATAAAGTAA
- a CDS encoding carbon-nitrogen hydrolase, producing MDNRTIKVGLVQQSNTASLKENLKKLTENIEACVAQGAQLVVLQELHNSLYFCQVEDTNNFDIAEPIPGPSTVFYGEIAAAHRIVLVTSLFEKRAPGLYHNTAVVFDTDGSIAGKYRKMHIPDDPAYYEKFYFTPGDLGFQPIQTSLGKLGVLVCWDQWYPEAARLMALRGAELLIYPTAIGWESSDTEDEKSRQLNAWIISQRAHAVANGLPVVSVNRVGHEEDPSGQTNGIQFWGNSFVAGPQGEFLTQAGNKEATNIVVEVNLTRSENVRRWWPFLRDRRIDEYGEITKRFID from the coding sequence ATGGATAACAGAACCATAAAGGTGGGTTTAGTTCAGCAGTCCAATACGGCTAGCCTAAAAGAAAACCTGAAAAAGCTGACGGAAAACATTGAAGCTTGTGTGGCTCAAGGTGCACAGTTGGTTGTGCTTCAGGAATTGCATAACTCACTATACTTTTGCCAGGTTGAAGATACAAATAACTTCGATATTGCCGAACCTATCCCCGGTCCTTCAACAGTATTTTACGGAGAAATTGCTGCCGCGCATAGAATAGTGCTGGTTACATCTCTGTTTGAAAAGCGCGCTCCCGGATTGTATCATAACACAGCCGTGGTATTTGATACCGATGGTTCCATAGCCGGAAAGTATCGCAAGATGCACATTCCCGATGATCCTGCTTATTATGAAAAGTTCTATTTTACCCCCGGTGATTTAGGCTTTCAGCCCATTCAAACATCTCTGGGAAAACTAGGAGTACTCGTTTGCTGGGATCAATGGTATCCGGAAGCTGCTCGCCTGATGGCTCTTCGTGGTGCTGAATTACTTATCTATCCAACAGCAATTGGCTGGGAAAGTTCTGATACAGAGGATGAAAAATCACGTCAGCTTAATGCGTGGATAATCTCTCAGCGTGCACATGCCGTGGCCAACGGACTTCCGGTTGTTTCCGTGAATCGTGTGGGACACGAAGAAGATCCTTCCGGACAAACAAACGGCATTCAGTTCTGGGGAAACAGCTTTGTAGCCGGTCCGCAAGGAGAGTTTCTTACTCAGGCTGGAAATAAAGAAGCGACGAACATTGTCGTTGAGGTTAATCTAACCCGTTCCGAAAATGTCCGCCGCTGGTGGCCTTTCCTTCGTGATAGAAGGATTGACGAATATGGTGAAATAACTAAACGTTTTATCGATTAG
- the aspS gene encoding aspartate--tRNA ligase has translation MFRTHTCGELRISDINKVVTLSGWVQRTRKMGGMTFVDLRDRYGITQLVFNDAINAELCDAANKLGREFVIQITGEVNERSNKNANLPTGDIELIVSELNILNTAATPPFTIEDNSDGGDDIRMKYRYLDLRRNNVRSNLELRHKMTIEVRSYLDKLGFLEVETPILIGSTPEGARDFVVPSRMNPGQFYALPQSPQLFKQLLMVSGFDRYFQIAKCFRDEDLRADRQPEFTQIDCEMSFVEQEDVISIFEGMAKHLFKVIRNVEITETFPRMTWHNAMKLYGSDKPDIRFGMKFVELKNISNNRDYLNNNIITNFDEFVDNINNCIIAPNKLNAFPVFKDAAYVGGICAEGAASYTRKQLDGLTEFVKRPQIGAKGMVYARVEADGNVKSSVDKFYTQETLQELKAAFGAKPGDLILILSGDDAMKTRKQLCELRLEMGSQLGLRDKNTFACLWVIDFPLFEWDEESKRFMAMHHPFTSPKLEDVPFLDTDPGKVRANAYDMVINGVEVGGGSIRIHDSELQNKMFKLLGFTEERAQEQFGFLMDAFKFGAPPHGGLAYGLDRWVSLFAGLDSIRDCIAFPKNNSGRDVMIDAPGYLEQSQLDELNLVIDIKE, from the coding sequence ATGTTTAGAACGCATACTTGCGGAGAACTTCGGATCTCCGACATAAATAAAGTGGTAACACTTTCGGGATGGGTGCAGCGTACCAGAAAAATGGGCGGAATGACATTTGTTGACCTTCGTGACCGTTACGGAATCACTCAACTTGTCTTTAATGATGCCATCAATGCTGAGTTATGTGATGCAGCAAATAAACTAGGTCGTGAATTTGTAATTCAGATTACCGGCGAAGTAAACGAACGTTCCAATAAGAATGCAAACCTTCCTACAGGTGATATTGAGCTGATTGTTTCGGAACTTAATATTCTTAACACAGCAGCTACACCTCCTTTCACAATAGAAGATAACTCAGACGGTGGCGATGATATCCGCATGAAGTATCGCTATCTTGACCTTCGTCGTAACAATGTTAGATCAAACCTTGAACTTCGCCATAAGATGACTATTGAGGTACGCAGTTATCTTGATAAACTGGGATTCTTAGAAGTTGAAACACCTATACTTATTGGCTCTACTCCTGAAGGAGCACGCGACTTCGTGGTACCTTCACGTATGAACCCTGGACAGTTCTACGCGCTTCCTCAGTCACCACAGCTTTTCAAACAGTTGTTGATGGTATCAGGATTTGATCGTTATTTCCAAATCGCTAAATGTTTCCGTGACGAAGACCTTCGTGCCGACCGTCAACCAGAATTTACTCAGATTGACTGTGAAATGAGTTTTGTGGAACAGGAAGATGTTATTTCTATCTTTGAAGGTATGGCAAAACATCTTTTCAAAGTTATCCGTAACGTTGAAATTACAGAAACATTCCCTCGTATGACCTGGCACAATGCTATGAAGTTATACGGAAGCGACAAACCAGACATCCGCTTTGGAATGAAGTTTGTTGAGCTAAAGAATATTTCTAATAATAGAGATTACTTAAACAACAATATTATAACAAATTTCGATGAATTTGTAGATAATATAAACAACTGTATAATAGCTCCTAACAAGCTTAATGCTTTCCCCGTATTTAAAGATGCAGCTTACGTAGGCGGTATTTGTGCCGAAGGTGCTGCTTCTTATACCCGCAAACAGTTAGATGGCCTCACTGAATTTGTTAAGCGTCCACAGATTGGAGCAAAGGGAATGGTTTATGCTCGTGTAGAAGCTGACGGAAACGTAAAATCAAGCGTAGATAAATTCTATACTCAGGAAACTTTGCAAGAACTTAAAGCTGCATTTGGTGCTAAACCGGGCGATTTAATTCTGATTCTTTCCGGAGATGATGCAATGAAGACACGCAAGCAACTTTGCGAACTTCGTCTGGAAATGGGTAGCCAGTTAGGACTAAGAGATAAAAATACTTTTGCTTGCCTTTGGGTTATTGACTTCCCTCTGTTTGAGTGGGACGAAGAAAGCAAGCGTTTTATGGCTATGCACCATCCGTTTACGTCTCCGAAACTGGAAGATGTTCCTTTCCTTGACACTGATCCGGGTAAAGTTCGTGCAAATGCCTACGATATGGTTATTAACGGCGTAGAAGTAGGAGGTGGTTCTATCCGTATTCACGATAGTGAGTTGCAGAATAAAATGTTTAAGCTATTAGGATTTACTGAAGAGAGAGCACAAGAGCAGTTTGGTTTCTTAATGGATGCATTCAAATTTGGTGCGCCTCCTCACGGTGGTTTGGCCTATGGATTGGATCGTTGGGTTTCTCTTTTTGCCGGACTTGATTCTATCCGCGACTGTATTGCTTTCCCAAAGAACAACTCTGGTCGTGACGTAATGATTGATGCTCCTGGTTATTTGGAACAATCTCAATTAGACGAACTAAATTTAGTTATTGATATTAAAGAGTAA
- a CDS encoding radical SAM protein, whose amino-acid sequence MKKVNEIFYSIQGEGHFTGTPAVFIRFSGCNLNCDFCDTDHQSGELLSDKDIIAEIKKYPAKHVVLTGGEPCLQITHDLVKGIKDTGCFVQIETNGTKVPPNNVDWITCSPKEDGKTVIINPNELKVVYNGQDMSKYNKYTPEVFYLQPCSCKNTDEVIDYIKEHPQWRLSLQTHKILNIR is encoded by the coding sequence ATGAAAAAGGTGAATGAAATTTTTTATAGTATTCAGGGAGAAGGACATTTCACTGGAACACCTGCTGTCTTTATCCGCTTTTCAGGCTGTAATTTGAATTGCGACTTTTGTGATACAGACCACCAATCGGGTGAGCTTTTAAGCGATAAGGATATTATTGCAGAAATCAAAAAATACCCCGCAAAGCATGTTGTTCTAACAGGAGGTGAACCTTGTTTGCAAATTACACACGATCTTGTAAAAGGAATAAAGGATACTGGCTGTTTCGTGCAGATAGAAACTAATGGAACAAAAGTGCCCCCCAATAATGTTGATTGGATAACCTGCTCACCCAAAGAGGACGGAAAAACAGTAATCATCAATCCAAATGAATTAAAGGTAGTCTATAATGGGCAAGATATGTCTAAATACAACAAGTATACTCCCGAAGTCTTTTATCTTCAGCCTTGTTCTTGCAAAAATACAGATGAAGTTATTGATTATATAAAAGAGCATCCCCAATGGAGACTAAGCCTTCAAACGCATAAAATATTAAATATAAGATAA
- the queD gene encoding 6-carboxytetrahydropterin synthase QueD: MYTVRKRLEISASHSLKLSYASKCENLHGHNWNILVWCRAEKLNDDGMVVDFTHIKEKIQSKLDHKNLNEVLPFNTTAENMAKWICDQIPECFKVMVQESENNIAWYEKGE; the protein is encoded by the coding sequence ATGTATACAGTAAGAAAAAGACTCGAAATATCAGCTTCACACAGCTTAAAGCTTTCATATGCCAGTAAGTGTGAAAATTTGCACGGCCATAACTGGAACATACTCGTATGGTGCAGAGCTGAGAAACTAAACGACGACGGTATGGTTGTTGACTTTACTCATATTAAGGAGAAAATTCAATCTAAATTAGACCATAAAAACTTAAATGAAGTGCTCCCGTTCAATACAACGGCTGAAAATATGGCTAAGTGGATTTGTGATCAAATTCCAGAATGCTTTAAAGTTATGGTTCAAGAATCTGAAAACAATATTGCATGGTATGAAAAAGGTGAATGA
- the ltrA gene encoding group II intron reverse transcriptase/maturase gives MKGRMQKISATNDSCPQKNRTESECYAGVQTFIGITENNLTEVHFTKDDLLERILSPANLNKAYKQVVSNGGSGGVDKMETEELLPFLKLHKDELVTSLMDGNYHPNPVRRVEIPKENGKKRQLGIPTVVDRLIQQAISQILSPIYEREFSNNSFGFRPKRSAHKALRTAQNYINAGNKYAVDLDLEHFFDTVNQSKLIEILSRRIKDGRVISLIHKYLRAGIIIGHKFEESSRGVPQGGPLSPLLSNIMLNELDKELERRGHPFVRYADDCMIFCKSKRSASRTMKHIICFIEETLFLRVNREKTKAGYVRGMKFLGYSFYNSKGGFRLSVHSKSYMKLKVRLKELTGRSNGMGYNKRKYELHQFIRGWIEYFKLADMQNHLKRIDQWLRRRLRMCIWKSWKNVSTRITNLLRCGIDRWHAQKWGYVKGYWRIAGSPILSCAIDTDKLRNAGYPMMLDYYSKMYRK, from the coding sequence ATGAAGGGAAGAATGCAGAAAATATCAGCAACGAATGATAGCTGCCCGCAAAAGAATAGGACGGAATCCGAATGCTATGCGGGAGTGCAGACTTTTATAGGGATTACTGAAAACAACCTCACGGAAGTGCATTTTACAAAAGATGATTTACTGGAACGTATCTTGTCGCCTGCCAATTTGAACAAGGCTTATAAACAGGTCGTATCGAATGGTGGCAGTGGAGGTGTCGATAAGATGGAAACGGAAGAACTTCTTCCGTTTCTGAAACTCCATAAAGATGAACTGGTAACATCTTTAATGGATGGTAATTACCATCCTAATCCAGTCCGTAGGGTAGAAATCCCTAAGGAGAATGGCAAGAAGCGCCAGCTTGGTATCCCTACCGTAGTTGACCGTCTTATTCAACAAGCCATATCCCAAATTTTATCTCCGATTTATGAACGAGAATTCAGTAACAACAGCTTCGGTTTTCGTCCGAAACGCAGTGCGCATAAAGCGCTGCGAACAGCCCAGAACTATATTAATGCAGGCAATAAATATGCGGTTGATTTAGATCTGGAGCATTTTTTCGACACAGTCAACCAAAGCAAGCTGATAGAAATTCTTTCCCGCAGGATAAAAGATGGGAGAGTGATTTCTCTTATCCATAAATATCTCCGCGCGGGAATTATAATTGGTCATAAATTTGAGGAAAGCAGTCGGGGAGTTCCTCAAGGTGGTCCCCTTAGTCCGCTACTGAGCAATATAATGCTCAATGAACTGGATAAAGAGCTGGAACGCCGAGGACATCCATTTGTCCGCTATGCAGATGATTGCATGATATTTTGCAAAAGTAAACGCTCTGCCAGTCGTACGATGAAGCACATCATTTGTTTTATCGAAGAAACCCTCTTCCTGAGGGTAAACCGAGAGAAAACGAAAGCAGGATATGTGCGGGGCATGAAGTTCTTAGGTTACTCCTTTTATAATAGCAAAGGAGGATTTCGCTTATCTGTACACTCCAAAAGTTACATGAAACTGAAAGTTCGTTTGAAAGAGCTGACAGGTCGCAGTAATGGCATGGGATACAATAAACGCAAATACGAACTTCATCAATTCATTCGTGGCTGGATTGAATACTTCAAACTTGCAGACATGCAAAATCATCTGAAGAGGATAGATCAATGGCTCCGTCGCCGGCTTCGTATGTGTATATGGAAAAGTTGGAAGAATGTCAGTACTCGTATAACCAATCTATTGCGTTGCGGTATTGATAGATGGCATGCTCAGAAATGGGGATATGTGAAAGGTTACTGGCGAATAGCTGGCAGCCCGATTCTTAGCTGTGCAATTGATACAGATAAATTGCGAAATGCAGGTTATCCAATGATGTTGGATTATTACAGTAAAATGTATCGTAAATAA
- a CDS encoding aminotransferase class I/II-fold pyridoxal phosphate-dependent enzyme, with protein sequence MGLLQDKLEKYDLPQQIKAKGVYPYFRCIESEQNTEVVMSGKKVLMFGSNSYLGLTNHPKVIEAAIEATKKYGTGCAGSRFLNGTLDLHLELEKELADFVGKEDAIIYSTGFQVNLGVVSCVTGREDYVICDELDHASIVEGRRLSFSQTLKYKHNDMASLEKELQKCKPDKIKLIVVDGVFSMEGDVANLPEIVRLAKQYNANIMVDEAHGLGVMGDHGRGVCNHFGLTKDVDLIMGTFSKSLAAIGGFIAGDASIINYLRHNSRPYIFSASNTPAATAAAQAALHIMKSEPERIAHLWDITNYSLQRFRELGFEIGHTSTPIIPLYVRDMEKTFLVTKMLFEEGVFVNPVIPPACSPEDTLIRFSLMATHSKEQIDIAVEKLVKCFKALDIIK encoded by the coding sequence ATGGGATTATTACAAGATAAATTAGAGAAATATGATTTACCACAGCAAATAAAAGCAAAAGGGGTATATCCATATTTTCGTTGTATTGAAAGTGAACAGAACACCGAAGTGGTGATGAGTGGCAAAAAAGTGCTAATGTTTGGGTCAAACTCTTACCTGGGACTTACTAATCATCCAAAAGTAATTGAAGCTGCAATTGAAGCAACAAAAAAATATGGCACCGGGTGTGCTGGTTCACGTTTCCTAAACGGTACTCTTGATCTCCATTTAGAATTAGAGAAAGAGCTGGCTGATTTCGTTGGAAAAGAAGATGCAATTATCTACTCAACCGGCTTTCAGGTGAATTTAGGAGTTGTTTCATGTGTTACAGGTCGTGAAGACTACGTTATTTGTGACGAGCTTGATCATGCATCAATCGTTGAAGGAAGACGTTTGTCTTTCTCTCAGACTTTGAAGTATAAGCACAACGACATGGCTTCTTTGGAAAAAGAACTTCAGAAATGTAAACCCGACAAAATCAAACTGATCGTTGTCGACGGAGTATTCAGTATGGAAGGTGATGTTGCCAATCTACCTGAGATTGTACGTTTAGCTAAACAGTACAATGCAAATATCATGGTAGATGAAGCACATGGACTTGGAGTAATGGGTGATCATGGTCGCGGTGTTTGTAATCACTTTGGTCTTACAAAGGATGTAGACTTAATTATGGGTACATTCAGTAAATCTCTTGCTGCAATTGGTGGCTTTATTGCCGGTGATGCATCAATCATCAACTACTTGAGACATAATTCTCGTCCTTACATATTCAGTGCAAGTAACACTCCAGCTGCTACTGCCGCTGCACAGGCTGCTCTCCACATTATGAAGAGTGAACCGGAACGTATTGCTCATTTATGGGATATCACAAATTATTCTCTTCAACGCTTCCGCGAACTAGGTTTTGAAATTGGACACACTTCAACTCCAATTATACCTTTATATGTTCGTGATATGGAAAAAACATTCTTGGTAACTAAAATGTTATTCGAAGAAGGAGTATTTGTTAATCCTGTAATTCCTCCTGCATGTTCACCAGAAGACACATTAATTCGTTTCTCTTTAATGGCAACACATTCAAAAGAACAAATTGATATTGCAGTTGAAAAGTTAGTAAAATGCTTTAAGGCATTAGATATAATCAAATAA